From Carassius gibelio isolate Cgi1373 ecotype wild population from Czech Republic chromosome B23, carGib1.2-hapl.c, whole genome shotgun sequence, the proteins below share one genomic window:
- the ttll10 gene encoding uncharacterized protein ttll10 has product MSCESRVEPRQHGEEPGAGQRQDTPHVRGDSQQTMYDPGQSDEEEKASLLNAGVKVMVLQHVNEAEMEKEKIKETQRRRRVTHRVKHTGGALPDTRRHNCIQRTTAEHKRAAVQQEVTFQFATSSDCSAYKLKKNPVHGLLKEETVWSMDRFNTYINETHATEESD; this is encoded by the exons ATGTCATGTGAGAGCAGGGTTGAGCCCCGTCAGCACGGAGAAGAGCCAGGTGCTGGACAGAGACAGGACACACCGCATGTCCGTGGAGACTCACAGCAGACGATGTACGACCCGGGCCAATCAGACGAAGAGGAGAAGGCCAGTCTGCTGAATGCTGGGGTCAAGGTTATGGTGCTACAACATGTGAATGAAGCTGAAATGGAGAAGGAGAAGATCAAGGAGACACAGAGGAGGAGGCGGGTCACTCACAGAGTAAAACATACAGGGGGAGCCCTGCCAG ACACCAGAAGACACAACTGCATACAGAGAAcgactgcagaacacaaaagagcaGCAGTCCAACAGGAAGTCACCTTTCAATTTGCCACAAGCTCGGACTGTTCAGCA TACAAGCTGAAGAAAAATCCTGTCCACGGCCTACTAAAAGAGGAGACCGTTTGGTCCATGGATCGCTTCAATACATACATTAATGAGACGCATGCTACCGAAGAGTCTGACTAA